One genomic window of Malaciobacter molluscorum LMG 25693 includes the following:
- a CDS encoding ABC transporter ATP-binding protein: MIEVKNLYKIYNQHKKNEFIALNNINFLINKEEIVLLKGVSGSGKSTLLSIISSLQKPTSGDIIVDKEHVAKLPDLHASNFRNKKIGYVFQDFNLINSLNVYQNIMISLIPQNLNNKQLDEKILNVLDIANIKHKKDELVSNLSGGEKQRVAIARALVCDADILLFDEPTANLDKQNSLKFLKILQIFKKLSKTVIIATHDSIFEQSNLITKIIYMENGQIL, from the coding sequence ATGATAGAAGTAAAAAACCTTTATAAAATATATAACCAACATAAAAAAAATGAGTTTATTGCTCTAAATAATATTAATTTCTTAATTAACAAAGAGGAAATAGTTTTATTAAAAGGTGTAAGTGGAAGTGGAAAATCTACACTTTTATCTATTATTTCAAGTTTACAAAAGCCTACAAGTGGTGATATTATAGTAGATAAAGAACATGTTGCGAAGTTGCCTGATTTACATGCTTCAAATTTCCGAAATAAAAAAATAGGATATGTTTTTCAAGATTTTAATTTGATAAATTCTTTAAATGTTTATCAAAATATCATGATTTCTTTAATTCCCCAAAATTTAAATAATAAACAATTAGATGAAAAAATTTTAAATGTTTTAGATATTGCAAACATAAAACATAAAAAAGATGAATTAGTATCTAATTTAAGTGGTGGAGAAAAACAAAGAGTTGCAATAGCAAGAGCTTTAGTATGTGATGCTGATATTTTACTTTTTGATGAACCAACTGCAAATCTGGATAAACAAAATAGTTTAAAATTTTTAAAAATATTACAAATTTTTAAAAAGTTATCAAAAACTGTAATTATTGCTACTCATGATTCTATTTTTGAGCAAAGTAATCTAATAACAAAAATAATATACATGGAAAATGGACAGATTTTATAA